One genomic region from Mesorhizobium terrae encodes:
- a CDS encoding ABC transporter permease → MSAVSASHEHAARPDDALNVAALRADTRRQALGFLALLSPGLFLVFAVIIVPVGWLFWLSLFDETGAPSVANYARFFEQASYIRTFTTTFKVAFAVTGACVLLGYPLAYLLSQLPRRAASICLVFVILPFWTSVLVRTYAWLVILQRKGLVNSWLIDHGLISQPLQLANNFTGVVIGMIHIMLPFLVLPLYASMKSIDIDCLRAGMNLGASPAATFRQIFLPLSLPGLASGVVIVFVLCLGFFVTPALMGGGKVIMWAMRMEQAASLYSNWGAGAALGVVLLAVTLALLGLFRWLLGARATGAWSAR, encoded by the coding sequence ATGAGCGCCGTATCCGCAAGTCATGAGCACGCGGCACGGCCAGACGACGCGTTGAACGTTGCGGCGCTGCGCGCCGACACGCGGCGCCAGGCGCTGGGTTTTCTGGCGTTGCTGTCGCCGGGTCTGTTCCTGGTCTTCGCTGTCATCATCGTGCCAGTTGGCTGGTTGTTCTGGCTTTCGCTCTTCGATGAGACCGGTGCGCCAAGCGTTGCCAATTATGCACGCTTCTTCGAACAGGCATCCTATATCAGAACTTTCACGACCACTTTCAAAGTCGCCTTTGCGGTCACCGGGGCCTGTGTGCTGCTCGGCTATCCGCTTGCCTACCTGTTGTCGCAATTGCCGCGCCGCGCAGCCTCGATCTGCCTCGTATTCGTCATCTTGCCGTTCTGGACTTCGGTCCTGGTTCGCACCTACGCGTGGCTGGTGATCCTTCAGCGCAAGGGTCTGGTCAACAGTTGGCTGATCGACCACGGCTTGATCAGCCAACCCCTGCAACTGGCCAACAACTTCACCGGTGTCGTCATCGGCATGATCCACATCATGCTGCCATTCCTGGTTCTGCCGCTCTATGCCTCGATGAAATCCATCGATATCGACTGTCTGCGCGCGGGCATGAATCTCGGAGCCAGCCCGGCTGCCACTTTCCGGCAGATCTTCTTGCCGCTTTCGCTGCCGGGCCTCGCTTCCGGTGTTGTCATCGTCTTTGTGCTGTGCCTCGGCTTCTTCGTCACCCCAGCCCTGATGGGCGGCGGCAAGGTCATCATGTGGGCAATGCGCATGGAGCAGGCCGCCAGCCTCTATTCCAACTGGGGCGCCGGCGCGGCACTTGGTGTCGTATTGCTTGCCGTCACCTTAGCGCTGCTCGGTCTCTTCCGCTGGTTGCTCGGCGCGCGCGCGACGGGCGCCTGGAGTGCGCGATGA
- a CDS encoding type II and III secretion system protein family protein: MPAQPTVDLPVGQGRLLRFSEPVESVLIADTTIADLQIVSPGLVYVFGLKPGLTNLIAITADERIKATAQFRVTADISSANQAKKAMRPNSATNLAIFGNRIVTTGEARGVEEATDMDNIARTFSPPEQPPINNMTVGGSQQVNIRVRFAEVSRTELQSYGVDWNVGYKSAGFEFNMFQNNGVPSGNNGNFGLNLSQDHGINFDILIEALQRNGIVKILAEPNLTAVTGQTAKFLAGGEIPIPIPQGNNVVTVQYKQFGVSLGFTPTLIGRNRIALNVQPEVSSLSDSGATVGANGFQLPSFVVRRADTTVEVASGQTFAIAGLFQQRTARNVEKFPVLGDVPVLGPLFQSQRFQREETELVILITPYLVEPVRDGLATPQDRPAKRAKRKAKGGSSVGLIVK, translated from the coding sequence TTGCCAGCGCAGCCGACGGTGGACCTGCCCGTTGGGCAGGGACGTCTGTTGCGCTTCAGCGAACCGGTCGAATCCGTGCTGATCGCCGATACGACGATCGCCGACCTGCAGATCGTCTCACCGGGGCTGGTCTATGTCTTCGGCCTGAAGCCCGGCCTGACCAATCTCATCGCGATTACCGCCGACGAACGCATCAAGGCGACGGCCCAGTTTCGTGTGACCGCCGATATCTCTTCAGCCAATCAGGCCAAAAAGGCGATGCGCCCGAATTCGGCGACCAATCTCGCCATTTTCGGCAACCGCATCGTCACGACCGGGGAAGCCCGTGGCGTCGAGGAGGCGACCGACATGGACAACATTGCCCGCACCTTCTCCCCGCCAGAACAGCCGCCGATCAACAACATGACGGTGGGCGGCTCGCAGCAGGTCAACATCCGGGTGCGTTTCGCCGAGGTTTCGCGCACGGAACTGCAATCCTACGGCGTGGATTGGAACGTCGGCTACAAGAGCGCCGGCTTCGAATTCAACATGTTTCAGAACAATGGCGTACCGAGCGGCAACAATGGAAACTTCGGCCTCAACCTGAGCCAGGACCACGGCATAAACTTCGATATTCTCATCGAGGCGCTCCAGCGCAACGGTATCGTCAAGATCCTGGCTGAGCCGAACCTGACGGCCGTGACCGGCCAGACGGCGAAATTCCTGGCTGGCGGCGAAATCCCTATACCCATTCCTCAAGGCAACAACGTCGTCACGGTGCAATACAAGCAATTCGGCGTGTCGCTGGGGTTTACGCCGACGCTGATCGGTCGCAACCGGATCGCTCTCAACGTGCAGCCGGAGGTCAGCTCATTGTCCGACAGTGGCGCCACCGTTGGTGCCAACGGCTTCCAGTTGCCGAGCTTCGTCGTGCGCCGTGCCGACACCACCGTCGAGGTGGCAAGTGGTCAGACCTTCGCCATCGCTGGCCTGTTCCAGCAACGCACCGCGCGCAATGTCGAGAAATTCCCGGTGCTTGGCGACGTGCCGGTGCTTGGACCACTGTTTCAGTCGCAGCGTTTCCAACGTGAGGAAACCGAACTCGTCATCCTGATCACACCCTATCTGGTCGAGCCGGTGCGCGACGGCCTCGCTACCCCTCAGGACCGTCCGGCGAAACGCGCAAAGCGCAAGGCCAAGGGTGGCTCGTCCGTTGGCCTGATCGTCAAATAG
- the sctV gene encoding type III secretion system export apparatus subunit SctV: protein MTFSQRLLQLLGKASQRGDLVIAVLMLVAVVMMLIPLPTFLVDTLITANIALSVLILLVAFYVSHPLEFSSLPSVILIATLFRLAITITTTRLILLQADAGEIISAFGNFVVGGSIAVGLVVFLIITVAQFIVIARGAERVAEVAARFTLDALPGKQMSIDAELRNGDIDQVEARHLRRQLERESQLFGAMDGAMKFVKGDVIAGIVIILVNLIGGFTVGTLQHGMSIGKAASTYSLLTVGDGLVAQIPALLVAIAAGTMVTRVGGADGTEDLGRQISFQLLRDPRALGLAALIMMGLALVPGFPSLVFVALGIAFGAGAFMIHRNTRREDEPAETLPATTRQEPENATALAENARPLLGSSRIVVRLGKALATEVAEPQFRQRTEAMGRKIFEDLGVEIPPIGVDVNETIAPRNIRIDLEGVPIVEAEIPADQVLVETEASHLELLSLSYEEGAALVGQRKFSWVDRDGVSALEEAQLPYLEPLDIASKWTAHALQLYCGHFVGIQETRKLLSEMETDYADLVRQAVEIVPLQKIADVLRRLVAENVPIRNLRLVLEALVEAGQRDQDVVQLTEHVRTALRRQISFRVADRNNIISAYVLQRSAEDILREAVQTTSTGAFLNTADAAVQALAAEIERHLSRAAASVSPVIVTAADIRRHLRALLVQNGIELPVLSFPELAPEFNVQPLATISGNSGRSRTPSLPSAGALGGQNTAG from the coding sequence ATGACCTTTTCGCAACGGCTGCTGCAACTGCTCGGCAAAGCCTCCCAACGCGGCGATCTGGTCATTGCCGTGCTGATGCTGGTGGCCGTGGTGATGATGTTGATCCCGCTGCCGACCTTCCTGGTCGACACGCTGATCACCGCCAACATCGCGCTCAGCGTCCTCATCCTGCTGGTCGCCTTTTATGTCTCGCATCCGCTTGAATTTTCGTCGCTGCCTTCCGTCATCCTGATCGCGACGCTGTTTCGCCTGGCAATCACCATCACGACGACCCGCCTGATTCTGCTGCAGGCCGATGCCGGCGAGATCATCTCGGCCTTCGGCAATTTCGTCGTCGGCGGCAGCATCGCGGTGGGGCTGGTGGTTTTCCTCATCATCACCGTGGCGCAGTTCATCGTCATCGCGCGCGGTGCCGAGCGTGTTGCCGAAGTGGCCGCGCGCTTTACGCTCGACGCGTTACCCGGCAAGCAGATGAGCATCGACGCCGAGCTCAGGAACGGCGACATCGACCAGGTCGAAGCCAGACACCTGCGCCGGCAGCTCGAGCGCGAAAGCCAGCTTTTCGGTGCGATGGACGGCGCCATGAAATTCGTCAAGGGCGACGTCATCGCCGGCATCGTCATCATCCTTGTGAACCTCATCGGCGGTTTTACCGTTGGCACGTTGCAGCACGGCATGTCGATCGGCAAGGCGGCGTCGACCTATTCGCTGCTCACGGTCGGCGACGGCCTTGTGGCGCAGATCCCTGCCCTGCTCGTCGCGATCGCGGCCGGCACGATGGTGACGCGTGTCGGCGGCGCCGACGGTACGGAGGATCTCGGCAGGCAGATCAGCTTCCAGTTGCTGCGCGATCCGCGCGCCCTCGGCCTTGCCGCGCTGATCATGATGGGACTGGCGCTGGTGCCGGGTTTTCCCAGCCTTGTCTTCGTCGCGCTCGGCATCGCCTTCGGTGCAGGCGCCTTCATGATCCATCGTAATACACGTCGCGAAGACGAACCGGCGGAAACCCTGCCCGCAACGACACGGCAAGAGCCCGAAAATGCGACCGCGCTCGCGGAGAACGCCAGGCCGCTGCTCGGCTCCAGCCGCATCGTGGTCAGGCTTGGAAAGGCGCTGGCTACCGAAGTGGCAGAGCCGCAATTTCGCCAGCGGACCGAAGCGATGGGTCGAAAGATATTCGAGGATCTCGGTGTCGAGATTCCACCCATCGGGGTTGACGTCAACGAGACGATCGCGCCGCGCAACATCCGCATCGACCTCGAAGGTGTGCCGATCGTGGAAGCCGAGATTCCGGCCGACCAGGTGCTCGTCGAAACCGAGGCAAGCCATCTCGAACTGCTCAGCCTCAGTTATGAGGAAGGTGCTGCGCTCGTCGGCCAGCGCAAATTCTCCTGGGTCGATCGGGACGGCGTTTCCGCGCTCGAAGAGGCACAATTGCCTTATTTGGAACCGCTCGACATCGCTTCCAAATGGACCGCGCATGCGCTCCAGCTCTATTGCGGCCATTTCGTCGGCATCCAGGAAACGCGCAAGCTGCTCTCCGAAATGGAGACGGATTATGCCGACCTGGTGCGGCAGGCCGTCGAGATCGTACCGTTGCAGAAGATCGCCGACGTGCTGAGGCGGCTGGTGGCTGAAAACGTGCCGATCCGCAATCTGCGGCTCGTGCTGGAAGCACTGGTCGAGGCGGGACAGCGCGACCAGGATGTTGTCCAGCTTACCGAGCATGTGCGAACGGCGTTGCGGCGGCAGATCAGTTTCCGCGTTGCCGACCGCAACAACATCATCTCCGCCTATGTGTTGCAACGCTCTGCCGAGGATATCCTGCGCGAAGCGGTACAGACGACATCGACCGGAGCCTTTCTCAACACAGCCGACGCCGCCGTGCAGGCGCTGGCCGCGGAGATCGAGCGTCACCTTTCGCGGGCAGCCGCCAGTGTTTCGCCCGTGATCGTGACGGCGGCCGATATACGCCGCCACTTGCGCGCGCTTCTGGTGCAGAACGGCATCGAACTGCCGGTTCTTTCCTTTCCGGAACTCGCGCCTGAATTCAACGTCCAGCCGCTGGCAACGATCTCGGGAAATTCGGGGCGATCCAGAACCCCATCGCTGCCTTCGGCCGGCGCGTTGGGTGGGCAAAACACCGCCGGATGA
- a CDS encoding tetratricopeptide repeat protein, producing the protein MRVVFLPALAILTLAACQTGTQSAVNQKSAAPASPSERLIKLADDIAKRGDSDTAIALYQKAAALPDARPSAYVKTGDAYMRAGEPDQAAKAYQAALAKAPNNGEAMLGLGSAMMDAGDYNAGMRALAQAAPLVNTSSSYNRLGVAQTLSGHTQEAQVTFGQALKMAPGDLDIETNMALAAGLEGNAGVALPLAQKLVSASNAQLHHKRDAVIVYGLLGQGDQLRAAPPVGLPTQEINKLLSQAQSIRAKGSTQARAQALGSVLG; encoded by the coding sequence ATGCGTGTCGTTTTCCTGCCGGCTTTGGCGATCCTGACGCTGGCGGCCTGCCAGACAGGGACCCAAAGCGCCGTCAATCAAAAGAGTGCTGCCCCGGCCTCGCCGTCGGAGCGCCTGATCAAGCTCGCCGACGACATTGCAAAGCGCGGCGACAGCGATACGGCGATCGCACTCTACCAGAAGGCCGCGGCCTTGCCCGATGCGCGTCCAAGCGCTTATGTCAAAACCGGTGACGCCTACATGCGTGCCGGCGAACCGGACCAGGCCGCCAAGGCCTATCAAGCGGCACTGGCCAAGGCGCCGAACAATGGCGAAGCGATGCTTGGCCTCGGTTCAGCGATGATGGATGCCGGCGACTACAATGCGGGTATGCGGGCGCTTGCCCAGGCGGCACCGCTGGTCAACACAAGCAGTTCCTATAACCGGCTCGGCGTGGCGCAGACGCTTTCAGGCCACACGCAGGAAGCACAGGTCACCTTTGGCCAGGCACTCAAGATGGCGCCTGGCGACCTCGATATCGAGACCAACATGGCTCTGGCGGCCGGGCTTGAAGGCAATGCCGGCGTGGCGCTGCCATTGGCGCAAAAGCTCGTCAGCGCCTCCAATGCACAATTGCATCACAAGCGCGACGCCGTCATCGTCTACGGCCTGCTGGGTCAGGGCGATCAGCTTCGCGCCGCCCCGCCGGTCGGCCTGCCAACGCAGGAGATCAACAAGCTGTTGTCTCAGGCGCAGTCCATCCGCGCCAAGGGCAGCACGCAGGCCAGGGCCCAGGCGCTAGGCTCCGTCCTAGGTTAG
- a CDS encoding ABC transporter substrate-binding protein, translating to MAAVAAPAVAGDTITVASWGGTYQEAQTKAFFRPTAEALGITIKEDTTNGLDDVRLQVTGNAVKWDITELGADECARGSKEGLFEKLDYDVIDKSGINPKLVHDDWIGISYTSVVLIYRTDVFGDKGPKTWADFWDVKKFPGRRALSGSQQTETLSVAALAKGIPIDKVYPVDIDGALQSVDKIRNHVDAWWTSGAQAMQLVKDGEVDMASIWNGRAGTLRKEGAPVSFSFDQGVLTADCMVIPKGSKNKDLAMKALAKFVSPDLQANLPLYVDNGPANEKAFETGKIPPERIKDINSAPENVKKQVLQDPQFWRDNLVEATEKFNNLIQQ from the coding sequence ATGGCGGCGGTCGCGGCGCCAGCCGTGGCGGGCGATACTATCACCGTCGCCTCCTGGGGCGGCACGTATCAAGAGGCGCAGACAAAGGCCTTCTTCAGGCCGACGGCTGAAGCGCTAGGCATCACAATCAAGGAAGACACCACCAACGGCCTGGATGATGTGCGCCTTCAGGTCACCGGCAACGCGGTCAAATGGGACATTACAGAGTTGGGCGCAGATGAATGCGCGCGGGGATCCAAGGAGGGCCTGTTCGAGAAGCTCGACTACGATGTCATCGACAAGAGCGGCATCAATCCAAAGCTCGTCCATGACGACTGGATCGGCATTTCCTACACCTCGGTCGTGCTGATCTACCGAACGGATGTTTTTGGCGACAAGGGACCGAAGACCTGGGCGGATTTCTGGGATGTCAAGAAATTCCCAGGCCGCCGTGCGCTTTCGGGCAGCCAGCAGACTGAAACGCTGAGTGTCGCGGCACTGGCCAAGGGCATTCCAATCGACAAGGTCTATCCGGTCGATATCGACGGCGCGCTGCAGTCTGTAGACAAGATCCGCAACCATGTCGACGCATGGTGGACCTCCGGCGCGCAGGCCATGCAACTGGTCAAGGACGGCGAAGTTGACATGGCCAGCATCTGGAATGGCCGCGCAGGCACCTTGAGGAAAGAGGGTGCGCCCGTCAGCTTCTCCTTCGACCAGGGGGTGCTTACTGCCGATTGCATGGTCATCCCGAAGGGATCAAAGAACAAGGACCTCGCCATGAAGGCGCTGGCCAAGTTCGTCAGCCCCGACCTCCAGGCCAACCTGCCGCTCTATGTCGACAATGGACCAGCAAACGAAAAGGCCTTCGAGACCGGCAAGATACCGCCGGAGCGCATCAAGGATATCAACTCCGCGCCCGAGAACGTCAAGAAGCAGGTCCTGCAGGATCCGCAGTTCTGGCGCGACAATCTGGTCGAAGCGACCGAGAAATTCAACAACCTGATCCAGCAATAG
- a CDS encoding ABC transporter ATP-binding protein codes for MSLAPSALPIGIHHIEKRFGALSILSDLSLDVAAGEFLTLLGPSGSGKTTLLMILAGFVRANAGSIKVGNEEIITMAPHKRDIGMVFQNYALFPHMNVFHNVAFPLKQRRVSAADTKQRVDRALELVRLQGLGERRVDQLSGGQRQRVALARAIVFEPRIVLMDEPLSALDKGLREHMQIELRNLHRRLGMTTVYVTHDQREAITMSDRIAVMNAGRIEQIDQPETIYARPKTKFVAEFIGESNFIPVESRNGSIWYEDRRLRLDGPAPSAGRHLMVVRPEKLRLLISTEKAEDLNVLTATVGDVIYQGDSFSCYATLKDGRQVTLREFCRSDVLARLPAPGEPIALGIDASDIVLVADQ; via the coding sequence TTGTCCCTCGCGCCGTCCGCGCTCCCCATCGGCATACATCATATCGAGAAGCGCTTTGGTGCTTTGTCCATTCTCAGCGATCTCAGCCTTGATGTCGCGGCGGGCGAATTCCTCACGCTGCTTGGTCCGTCCGGCTCAGGCAAGACGACGCTGCTGATGATCCTGGCTGGCTTCGTGCGAGCCAATGCCGGCAGCATCAAGGTGGGCAATGAAGAGATCATCACCATGGCGCCCCACAAGCGCGACATCGGCATGGTGTTCCAGAACTACGCGCTGTTTCCGCACATGAACGTGTTCCACAACGTCGCCTTCCCGTTGAAACAGCGGCGCGTCTCGGCGGCCGACACCAAGCAACGCGTGGATCGCGCGCTCGAACTCGTGCGCTTGCAGGGGCTGGGCGAGCGACGCGTCGACCAGCTCTCCGGGGGGCAGCGCCAGCGCGTCGCCCTCGCCCGCGCCATCGTCTTCGAGCCTCGCATTGTTTTGATGGATGAGCCGCTGTCGGCGCTCGACAAGGGACTGCGCGAGCACATGCAGATTGAATTGCGGAACCTTCACCGCAGGCTTGGCATGACGACCGTCTACGTTACTCATGATCAGCGCGAGGCAATCACCATGTCGGACCGCATTGCGGTCATGAATGCCGGGCGGATCGAGCAGATCGACCAACCCGAGACCATCTACGCCAGGCCGAAGACGAAGTTCGTTGCCGAGTTCATTGGCGAATCCAACTTCATTCCGGTGGAAAGCCGCAATGGCAGTATCTGGTACGAAGACAGAAGGCTGCGCCTCGACGGTCCTGCACCATCGGCAGGTCGGCATCTGATGGTGGTACGCCCGGAAAAGCTGCGGCTTCTGATCAGCACGGAAAAGGCAGAAGACCTCAACGTGCTGACAGCCACCGTAGGCGACGTTATCTATCAGGGCGACAGTTTCAGCTGCTACGCAACGCTGAAGGATGGTCGCCAGGTCACGTTGCGCGAGTTTTGCCGTTCCGACGTGTTGGCGAGATTGCCAGCGCCTGGCGAGCCCATCGCGCTCGGCATCGATGCGTCGGACATCGTACTCGTGGCAGATCAATGA
- a CDS encoding EscU/YscU/HrcU family type III secretion system export apparatus switch protein → MAEEAEEKRLPASDKKLRDAKRKGQASQSRDFVSGFGLCAALAYIYLVWPSALAHFSELVDTITDYNVPFGEILLRSGRHAFFLLMFVTVPLAGIVVVTTIVFGMLATFGPVFSFETVKPQFDHINPAKGLQKIMSVRNVVEFAKGLAKLTFLSALFVVILVQWLQPLFDAPGCGMSCMTPMLWGVMVPVGVSAALAFLAIGILDVPLQRWLFLRDMRMTTTEYKREQKDMEGDPLIRQEQRRQRREAVQRPARLGVQNAVIVFAGDELAVGLRYIKGETPVPTIVAKGQGRAALDMISQSRAAGIPVVQDAALAQDLFEKTNIGNYVGQAMFSPIVRHLVRHRLT, encoded by the coding sequence ATGGCCGAAGAAGCTGAGGAAAAAAGACTACCGGCATCCGACAAGAAGCTGCGCGATGCCAAACGCAAGGGCCAGGCCTCGCAAAGCCGCGACTTTGTTTCAGGCTTCGGCCTGTGCGCTGCCCTTGCCTATATCTATCTCGTCTGGCCGAGCGCCTTGGCGCATTTTTCCGAACTGGTCGACACGATAACCGACTACAACGTCCCGTTCGGCGAAATTTTGCTACGCAGCGGCCGTCACGCCTTTTTCCTGCTTATGTTCGTCACCGTCCCGTTGGCTGGGATCGTGGTCGTGACCACGATCGTCTTCGGCATGCTGGCGACGTTCGGCCCGGTCTTTTCCTTCGAAACCGTCAAACCGCAATTCGACCACATCAATCCGGCGAAGGGCCTGCAGAAGATCATGTCTGTGCGCAATGTCGTCGAGTTCGCGAAGGGCTTGGCCAAGCTGACATTCCTGTCCGCCCTGTTCGTCGTGATCCTGGTGCAGTGGCTGCAACCGCTTTTCGACGCGCCGGGATGCGGCATGTCCTGCATGACGCCAATGCTGTGGGGCGTGATGGTTCCAGTCGGCGTTTCGGCAGCCCTTGCCTTCCTCGCCATCGGCATTCTCGACGTGCCGCTGCAGCGTTGGCTGTTCCTGCGCGACATGCGCATGACCACGACCGAGTACAAGCGCGAACAGAAGGACATGGAAGGCGATCCGCTCATACGCCAGGAACAGCGACGCCAGCGGCGGGAAGCCGTGCAGCGGCCGGCACGACTGGGTGTCCAGAACGCCGTCATCGTGTTCGCCGGAGACGAACTGGCGGTGGGGTTGCGCTACATCAAAGGCGAAACGCCGGTTCCGACAATCGTGGCCAAGGGACAGGGCCGCGCGGCGCTTGATATGATTTCCCAGTCTCGGGCAGCCGGCATCCCCGTCGTGCAAGACGCCGCCCTAGCCCAGGATCTTTTTGAAAAGACCAATATCGGGAATTACGTCGGCCAGGCCATGTTCTCGCCGATCGTGCGTCATCTCGTCCGTCACAGGCTAACCTGA
- a CDS encoding GntR family transcriptional regulator, whose product MAKKTKNTLRDSVYSALKAMIVTGQVPPGSRVTESDIAAKLKVSRTPVREAFNRLERDGLVTGRPRQGYAVTEFDINMFREAFDIRELLDGHATELAAVAATVQDKARLRAMLAEAEQLAAIPDRTTQEKFQELEVGIDLHRVIAEISGNVMLHEMLCGILDKCQHYIWTELLWLDEWKIARDEHAEIVEAICAGNSERAGALARAHVRGSRESILRLLQAKSDYQNFRIKAS is encoded by the coding sequence TTGGCCAAAAAAACCAAAAATACCTTACGCGATTCCGTCTACTCCGCCCTCAAAGCAATGATTGTAACCGGTCAGGTTCCACCCGGATCGCGCGTCACCGAGAGTGACATCGCAGCGAAACTCAAAGTCAGCCGCACGCCGGTGCGTGAAGCGTTCAATCGCCTGGAGCGCGACGGCTTGGTCACCGGTCGGCCGCGCCAGGGCTACGCCGTCACCGAATTCGACATCAACATGTTTCGCGAAGCGTTTGACATCCGCGAATTGCTCGACGGCCACGCGACCGAACTGGCTGCCGTTGCCGCGACTGTTCAGGACAAAGCCCGGCTGCGCGCCATGCTTGCGGAAGCCGAGCAACTGGCAGCCATTCCCGATCGCACCACACAGGAAAAATTCCAGGAACTCGAGGTTGGTATAGACCTCCATCGTGTCATCGCCGAGATCAGCGGCAATGTCATGCTGCATGAGATGCTGTGCGGTATTCTGGACAAATGCCAGCACTATATCTGGACCGAACTGCTGTGGTTGGATGAATGGAAGATCGCTCGCGATGAACATGCTGAGATTGTCGAAGCGATTTGCGCCGGCAATTCTGAGCGGGCCGGTGCTTTGGCACGCGCCCATGTCCGCGGTTCGCGTGAGAGTATTCTGCGGTTATTGCAAGCGAAATCCGACTACCAGAATTTTCGGATCAAGGCGTCTTGA
- a CDS encoding ABC transporter permease, whose amino-acid sequence MNAESNLPISHWQRLWLYLLGGLVMLFLIAPSVIIVIMSFSGSTLLEFPPQQWSLRWYQSYFGSVEWRDATIVSVKVAIMTAIVATPLGTAAAYAVNAGTLRLTGTINAVLTASLIIPVILIGIGTFFLYARIGLNNTLTGLVIAHTVQALPLVVLTVLSGLRSYDMNQEMVARSLGAGRFAAFFQVTMPQLRFSIVSGALFAFITSFDEVVVSLFISGGETTTLTRRMFNALRDQIDPTIAAISTCLIVLSIILLSAAQLLGRGR is encoded by the coding sequence ATGAACGCGGAAAGCAACCTTCCAATCTCGCACTGGCAACGCCTTTGGCTCTACCTGCTCGGCGGACTTGTCATGCTGTTCCTGATCGCCCCGTCGGTGATCATCGTCATCATGTCGTTCTCCGGTTCGACGCTGCTTGAGTTTCCACCTCAGCAATGGTCGCTGCGCTGGTATCAAAGCTATTTCGGATCGGTGGAATGGCGCGATGCCACCATCGTCTCGGTCAAGGTTGCGATAATGACGGCGATCGTGGCAACGCCGCTTGGCACGGCCGCCGCCTACGCCGTCAACGCGGGTACGCTGAGACTGACAGGCACAATCAATGCGGTGCTCACGGCATCGCTGATCATTCCGGTCATCCTGATCGGCATCGGCACCTTCTTCCTCTATGCCCGCATCGGCCTCAACAACACATTGACCGGCCTCGTCATCGCTCACACCGTGCAGGCTCTGCCGCTGGTCGTGTTGACCGTGCTTTCCGGCCTGAGATCCTATGACATGAACCAGGAGATGGTGGCGCGCAGCCTCGGAGCTGGGCGTTTCGCGGCCTTCTTCCAGGTGACCATGCCACAACTGCGCTTCTCGATCGTGTCGGGTGCGCTGTTTGCCTTCATCACCTCCTTCGACGAGGTGGTCGTCTCGCTCTTCATCTCGGGCGGCGAGACGACGACGCTGACGCGGCGCATGTTCAATGCGCTGCGCGACCAGATCGACCCAACGATTGCCGCCATTTCGACATGCCTGATCGTGCTGTCGATCATCTTGTTGTCCGCTGCCCAGCTCCTTGGCCGCGGGCGCTGA